One genomic region from Mytilus trossulus isolate FHL-02 chromosome 9, PNRI_Mtr1.1.1.hap1, whole genome shotgun sequence encodes:
- the LOC134683760 gene encoding histone H2B-like, with protein MPPKVGTKGAKKAVTKAKTARPGGDKKRRRKRRESYAIYIYKVLRQVHPDTGVSSKAMSIMNSFVNDIFERIAAEASRLAHYNKRSTITSREIQTAVRLLLPGELAKHAVSEGTKAVTKYTSSK; from the coding sequence ATGCCACCAAAAGTTGGAACCAAAGGAGCCAAAAAGGCCGTAACAAAGGCAAAGACTGCCAGACCCGGCGGTGACAAGAAAAGGAGGAGGAAGAGGAGAGAATCCTATGCCATCTACATCTACAAAGTCTTGAGACAGGTTCACCCAGACACTGGAGTATCCTCAAAGGCTATGTCTATCATGAACAGTTTTGTCAACGATATCTTTGAGAGAATCGCTGCAGAAGCTTCCCGTCTCGCTCACTACAACAAGAGATCTACCATCACATCTCGGGAGATCCAGACTGCAGTTCGTCTGCTCTTACCCGGTGAATTGGCCAAGCACGCTGTCAGTGAAGGTACCAAAGCCGTCACAAAGTACACCAGCAGCAAGTAA